One Pseudoalteromonas marina genomic region harbors:
- a CDS encoding tetratricopeptide repeat protein yields MLLFNTSQSFPHFSQTQCCPNCQSDSYHLVNHSRYLRFTIIPIVPLKLNYKRECYQCGHNEVISIKKLPLIEKLSLPKYGVGLILLLWVMVYFFQQYTDNQALKYSYLNNPQAFDTYLVHADKFTHEPWTLTNLKVAQVLSFDEQFITFQVSNYSYKRNRGITTAMRTSLLVQRDYFSTNTITLPRDEVKRLYDSDVIYDVLRPHANSLYGGFVMFPPKPKPLYKGLKLDKNNQQGIMYFKDGQFEEALESFKLAAESGSQWGQLNLAQMYRDGQGAGKNTQQAIYWYKKAIAQGNSKAAYELEQLCKFITCE; encoded by the coding sequence ATGCTGCTTTTCAACACCAGTCAGTCCTTTCCTCACTTTTCACAAACGCAGTGCTGCCCAAACTGCCAAAGCGATAGCTATCACTTAGTAAACCATAGCCGTTACTTACGTTTTACGATTATTCCTATCGTACCGTTAAAGCTAAACTACAAGCGCGAATGCTACCAATGTGGACATAACGAAGTCATTAGTATAAAAAAACTCCCCTTAATTGAAAAACTAAGCCTGCCAAAATACGGGGTTGGCTTAATTTTATTATTGTGGGTAATGGTGTATTTTTTTCAACAATACACCGATAACCAAGCACTCAAATACAGCTACTTAAATAACCCACAGGCATTTGATACGTACTTAGTTCACGCCGATAAATTTACTCACGAACCATGGACGCTAACAAATTTAAAAGTGGCCCAAGTGCTAAGCTTTGACGAGCAATTTATTACTTTTCAAGTAAGCAACTATAGCTATAAACGCAACCGAGGCATAACCACGGCGATGCGCACCAGCTTATTAGTGCAACGCGATTATTTTTCAACAAACACAATTACCTTACCGCGTGATGAGGTAAAGCGCTTATATGACAGTGACGTGATTTACGATGTACTACGCCCACACGCTAATAGCTTGTATGGTGGGTTTGTGATGTTTCCGCCTAAACCTAAGCCTTTATACAAAGGTTTAAAACTAGATAAAAATAACCAGCAAGGCATTATGTACTTTAAAGATGGGCAATTTGAAGAAGCCTTAGAGAGCTTTAAACTTGCTGCAGAGTCAGGCTCTCAATGGGGTCAGCTTAACCTTGCGCAAATGTACCGAGACGGGCAAGGTGCAGGCAAAAACACACAACAAGCTATTTACTGGTATAAAAAAGCAATTGCTCAAGGTAATAGTAAAGCAGCTTACGAGCTTGAGCAGTTGTGTAAATTTATAACGTGCGAATAA